The following are encoded together in the Robertmurraya sp. FSL R5-0851 genome:
- a CDS encoding DoxX family protein: protein MLDLGLLLIRVVIGLLFIGHGAQKLFGWFGGYGLKGTGGWMESLGLKPGVTMALLAGLAELVGGLFFAAGFLTPLAGLLIAATMVMAIVKVHAANGLWSTANGYEYNVTLLVVAIGVALTGPGAYAIDAFIF, encoded by the coding sequence ATGTTAGATTTAGGATTATTATTGATTCGTGTCGTTATCGGTTTATTATTCATTGGTCATGGTGCACAAAAATTATTTGGTTGGTTCGGTGGTTACGGACTGAAAGGGACAGGAGGCTGGATGGAGTCACTTGGATTAAAGCCAGGTGTAACAATGGCTCTTCTTGCTGGGTTAGCTGAGTTGGTAGGAGGATTATTCTTTGCTGCTGGATTCTTAACTCCACTTGCAGGCCTACTTATTGCTGCAACTATGGTCATGGCAATTGTAAAAGTTCATGCTGCTAATGGATTATGGTCAACAGCAAACGGATATGAATACAACGTAACATTATTAGTGGTAGCCATTGGTGTTGCATTAACAGGTCCAGGAGCATATGCAATCGACGCATTTATTTTCTAA
- a CDS encoding MarR family transcriptional regulator, translating to MDKICSNEPYLLLMQTTKAIQECIKANVAKHDLSVTEFSVLEVLYHQGTQTIHQVGSSILVASGSMTYVVDKLVQKGFLERNICPGDRRAIHISLSDKGRKLMDVLIPEHQVLIDSMFASLDRHEVNSLIDVLRKTKMKVEEHSN from the coding sequence ATGGATAAGATTTGTTCTAACGAACCGTATCTGCTACTCATGCAAACAACAAAAGCGATTCAAGAATGTATAAAGGCAAATGTGGCAAAGCATGATTTAAGCGTGACTGAGTTTTCTGTTCTTGAAGTTTTATACCATCAGGGGACTCAGACGATTCATCAAGTTGGTAGCAGTATTCTTGTGGCTAGCGGGTCAATGACGTATGTAGTTGATAAGCTAGTACAAAAGGGTTTTTTAGAGCGAAATATTTGTCCAGGAGATCGACGAGCTATTCATATTTCTTTATCGGATAAAGGGAGAAAATTAATGGATGTCCTTATTCCGGAGCATCAAGTACTGATTGATTCCATGTTTGCTTCATTAGATCGTCATGAGGTAAACAGTTTAATAGATGTACTAAGAAAAACGAAGATGAAAGTAGAAGAACATTCAAATTAA
- a CDS encoding universal stress protein, which produces MYKNIILATDGSDHAKRAAENAMHIASCSPGSLVEIVFVVDADKVKSDVLSHWNSADLDGKRKERIREVEKMARTYEVSYKVTILQGDPGPAIVEYANSHHADIIVIGSRGLSGLQEFVLGSVSHKVAKRANCPVLIVK; this is translated from the coding sequence TTGTATAAAAATATCATCCTAGCCACCGACGGATCGGATCATGCAAAAAGAGCAGCTGAAAACGCGATGCATATTGCTAGTTGCAGTCCAGGGTCTTTAGTAGAGATTGTATTTGTCGTTGATGCTGATAAAGTGAAATCTGACGTGCTGAGTCACTGGAACTCAGCCGATTTAGATGGTAAACGCAAGGAACGAATAAGAGAAGTCGAGAAAATGGCCAGAACCTATGAGGTTTCCTACAAGGTCACGATTCTCCAAGGTGATCCAGGGCCGGCGATTGTTGAATATGCAAACAGTCACCATGCGGATATTATTGTGATAGGTAGCAGAGGGTTAAGTGGCTTGCAGGAATTTGTACTAGGTAGTGTGAGTCATAAAGTAGCCAAACGAGCAAACTGTCCGGTGTTAATCGTGAAATGA
- a CDS encoding permease gives MNRIVRTNLVDITGLILLAAAFLLLTLKLDVGDVLPSSFLNLNTIFISILIEAFPFVLIGVLIAGVIQIFVTEEHIQRWIPQSRTKAIIMSCVVGALFPACECGIVPIVRRLVAKGVPLYAAIGFMLTGPLINPIVIASTYMAFGNNASIAGWRMGLGFAVALIVAFSVSFFFRGHQFKQALVSTQTISASRKKEPLTQRFFSMLTHSIDEFFDMAKFLIFGAFLAAAVQTYMPAKSLLEAGDGPFSSIAVMMGLAYVLSLCSEADAFIGSSFNSIFPTPSVLAFLIFGPMIDLKNTLMMLSVFRAKFVFSVLFFVATTVFLSTVLVQSFL, from the coding sequence ATGAATCGAATTGTTCGAACGAACTTGGTTGATATTACCGGATTGATTTTATTAGCAGCCGCTTTTCTTTTACTAACTTTAAAATTAGACGTTGGGGACGTTCTTCCCTCCTCATTTTTAAATCTTAATACCATTTTTATAAGTATATTAATTGAAGCATTTCCTTTTGTGCTTATCGGCGTTTTGATTGCTGGTGTGATTCAAATCTTTGTAACCGAAGAACATATTCAGCGGTGGATTCCCCAAAGCAGGACGAAGGCGATTATCATGAGTTGTGTGGTCGGTGCCTTGTTTCCTGCATGCGAATGTGGAATTGTACCGATTGTTAGACGACTGGTTGCAAAAGGGGTTCCTCTATATGCAGCCATTGGTTTCATGCTAACGGGACCACTTATTAACCCGATCGTAATTGCCTCCACGTATATGGCGTTTGGAAATAACGCGTCCATAGCTGGTTGGAGAATGGGACTTGGATTTGCCGTTGCTCTTATTGTTGCGTTTTCAGTGAGCTTTTTCTTCCGAGGACATCAATTTAAGCAGGCACTTGTAAGTACACAAACCATCTCTGCAAGTAGAAAAAAAGAACCTTTGACCCAGCGTTTTTTCTCGATGCTTACCCACTCCATTGATGAATTTTTCGATATGGCGAAGTTTTTAATTTTTGGAGCATTTCTTGCTGCAGCTGTACAAACGTATATGCCAGCAAAATCCTTATTAGAAGCAGGAGATGGACCTTTTTCCTCCATCGCTGTCATGATGGGTCTTGCCTATGTATTATCTCTTTGTTCGGAAGCAGATGCTTTTATCGGTTCATCCTTTAATAGTATTTTTCCAACACCATCTGTCCTAGCGTTTCTTATTTTCGGACCGATGATTGATTTAAAAAACACACTTATGATGTTAAGTGTTTTCCGTGCAAAATTTGTATTTAGTGTATTGTTCTTTGTAGCAACAACTGTATTTCTATCCACTGTGCTCGTGCAGAGCTTTTTATAA
- a CDS encoding TIGR03943 family putative permease subunit, translated as MVFQTQQAVRAAILLLFTVLIFKFHYTGEITMFINPKYIGLSQIASVLFLILFFIQITRIWEKKTHHHHHDHECSHHHDCDHNHDHGNTPMTLKKVVSYVIIAFPLVTGFTIPAKVLDSSIAEKKGGMAVITGKSETSSTDESAQEEVVQPSDTEEVVPNPYGEITQEEMNSLVQKLKQSDPIDMDDYVYYLNYEEISKDVASYKGREITLRGFVYKEEGFQSDQLVISRFLITHCVADASIIGFLTQFDEAATLDKDTWVEATGVLDVTTYNGTEMPFIKITNWKTIEQPSEPYLFPLNVKIL; from the coding sequence GTGGTCTTCCAAACCCAACAAGCCGTACGTGCAGCGATTTTGCTTCTATTCACGGTGTTAATTTTTAAATTTCACTATACTGGTGAGATTACTATGTTTATTAATCCGAAATACATCGGACTCAGTCAGATCGCGTCTGTTCTGTTCCTAATCTTGTTCTTCATCCAAATTACACGTATTTGGGAGAAAAAGACTCATCACCATCATCATGACCATGAGTGTAGCCATCATCATGACTGTGATCATAACCATGACCATGGAAATACACCGATGACACTTAAAAAAGTGGTATCGTACGTCATTATCGCCTTTCCTCTTGTGACTGGTTTTACCATACCAGCTAAAGTACTCGATTCTTCTATCGCAGAGAAAAAAGGTGGAATGGCGGTGATTACCGGAAAAAGTGAAACATCTTCAACTGATGAATCAGCACAGGAAGAAGTGGTTCAACCCTCCGACACGGAGGAGGTAGTTCCGAATCCATATGGCGAAATCACTCAAGAAGAGATGAATTCTCTTGTTCAAAAATTAAAGCAAAGTGATCCCATTGACATGGATGATTATGTGTATTATTTAAACTATGAAGAAATTAGTAAGGACGTAGCCTCATATAAAGGAAGAGAAATCACGTTAAGAGGCTTCGTTTATAAAGAGGAAGGCTTTCAATCAGATCAGCTTGTCATCTCCCGTTTCTTGATTACTCACTGTGTGGCAGATGCAAGCATTATCGGTTTTTTAACACAATTTGATGAAGCAGCTACACTGGATAAAGATACATGGGTAGAAGCCACTGGTGTACTAGATGTAACAACCTATAACGGAACGGAGATGCCCTTTATCAAAATTACCAACTGGAAAACGATCGAACAACCATCTGAACCGTACCTATTTCCTTTAAACGTAAAAATCTTATAA
- the licT gene encoding BglG family transcription antiterminator LicT codes for MKIAKVYNNNVISAFNEKNEELVVMGRGLAFQKKPGDFIEEDKIEKIFALKNNDMSEKFKTLLYEVPIEYMEVTEDIIKIAKSRLGRNLNDSIYISLTDHIHFAVERNEKGYDIKNALLWEIKRFYKQEFVIGMEALKIIQEKLGVLLPEDEASFIAMHIVNAELNQEMPNVANITKVMQDILNIVKYHFKIDFDEESLNYFRFITHLKFFAQRLYTKTYIEDDDPFLFETVREKHKAAFECTEKINEYIENQFDYSLTNNEKLYLIIHIQRVVNR; via the coding sequence ATGAAAATAGCCAAAGTATACAATAACAACGTAATCAGTGCGTTTAACGAAAAAAACGAAGAGTTAGTGGTAATGGGGAGAGGTCTGGCCTTTCAAAAAAAGCCAGGAGATTTTATAGAAGAAGACAAGATTGAGAAGATTTTTGCTCTCAAAAATAACGATATGTCAGAAAAATTTAAAACGCTTTTATATGAAGTTCCGATCGAATACATGGAAGTAACAGAAGATATTATTAAGATTGCCAAAAGTAGACTTGGAAGAAATCTAAACGATAGTATCTATATTTCCTTAACCGATCATATTCATTTTGCGGTAGAGCGAAATGAAAAAGGATACGACATTAAAAATGCGCTTTTATGGGAAATTAAGCGATTTTATAAGCAAGAATTTGTGATTGGGATGGAAGCCTTAAAGATTATTCAGGAGAAGCTTGGAGTTCTTTTACCAGAAGATGAAGCGAGCTTTATCGCGATGCATATCGTGAATGCAGAGCTCAACCAGGAAATGCCGAATGTTGCTAACATCACGAAAGTCATGCAGGACATTTTAAATATTGTGAAATATCATTTTAAAATAGACTTCGACGAGGAATCATTAAATTATTTTCGGTTTATTACACATTTAAAGTTTTTTGCTCAGCGTTTATATACTAAGACGTATATTGAAGATGACGACCCGTTCTTATTTGAAACGGTGCGTGAGAAGCATAAAGCAGCATTTGAATGTACGGAGAAAATTAATGAATATATTGAAAATCAATTTGACTACAGCCTTACGAATAACGAAAAATTATACTTGATTATTCATATACAACGAGTCGTGAACCGTTAA
- a CDS encoding 6-phospho-beta-glucosidase yields the protein MAFPKGFLWGGAIAANQAEGAYLADGKGLTTVDLMPTGKLRWEILLGNLPSYEPLEGEFYPSHEAIDFYNRYKEDIALFAEMGFKALRLSISWARIFPNGDDLVPNEAGLQFYDNVFDELLKYGIEPVVTIAHFDVPVNLVKNYGSWRNRKLVTFFETYATTLFKRYKDKVKYWMTFNEINMLLHLPFVGAGLVFEEGEDKKQVKYQAAHHQLVASALAVKAGHEINPVMKIGCMLAAGQTYPYSCNPDDVFDAMEKDRDSFFFIDVQSRGKYPGYAKRFFRDNNLNIVMEAGDEELLKNHTVDYLGFSYYASRTTSTDPEINKTTSGNVFGSIENPYLEKSEWGWTIDPKGFRITANQLYDRYQKPLFVVENGLGAVDVPGENGEVNDDYRIEYLRKHVSEMSEAIEDGVEILGYTSWGPIDLVSASTGEMKKRYGYIYVDKDNEGNGTLKRSKKKSFDWYKEVIASNGEKL from the coding sequence ATGGCTTTTCCAAAAGGATTTTTATGGGGTGGCGCTATTGCCGCAAACCAAGCAGAAGGTGCGTATTTAGCAGATGGAAAGGGTTTAACAACTGTTGATTTAATGCCAACTGGTAAGTTACGTTGGGAAATCTTACTCGGTAATTTACCTTCTTATGAACCGCTTGAAGGTGAATTTTATCCTTCACATGAAGCAATTGATTTTTACAATCGTTACAAAGAGGATATCGCGCTATTTGCAGAAATGGGCTTTAAAGCCTTACGTTTATCCATCTCTTGGGCGAGAATTTTTCCAAATGGAGACGATTTAGTGCCGAACGAAGCGGGACTACAATTTTACGACAATGTATTTGATGAGTTATTAAAATATGGCATTGAGCCAGTTGTAACGATTGCTCACTTCGATGTGCCAGTTAACTTAGTGAAGAATTATGGAAGCTGGAGAAATCGCAAGCTTGTTACATTCTTTGAAACGTATGCAACGACACTTTTTAAAAGATATAAGGACAAAGTAAAGTACTGGATGACATTTAACGAAATCAATATGCTCCTGCACTTGCCATTCGTTGGAGCCGGACTTGTATTTGAAGAAGGTGAAGATAAGAAGCAAGTGAAGTACCAAGCTGCACACCATCAATTGGTTGCGAGTGCTTTGGCTGTAAAGGCAGGTCATGAGATCAATCCAGTAATGAAAATTGGCTGTATGTTAGCAGCGGGTCAAACGTATCCATACTCTTGTAATCCGGATGATGTGTTTGATGCGATGGAAAAAGATCGTGATTCGTTCTTCTTTATTGATGTTCAATCTCGTGGGAAATATCCAGGATATGCAAAGAGATTTTTCAGAGACAATAACTTAAATATTGTGATGGAAGCGGGAGACGAAGAGCTTCTTAAAAATCATACGGTAGATTATCTTGGGTTTAGCTACTACGCAAGCCGTACAACAAGTACAGATCCAGAAATCAACAAGACAACATCTGGAAACGTATTTGGTTCGATTGAAAATCCATATTTAGAGAAGTCTGAATGGGGCTGGACGATTGATCCAAAGGGTTTCCGTATTACAGCAAACCAATTATACGATCGTTATCAAAAACCTCTTTTCGTTGTAGAAAATGGTCTTGGTGCAGTTGATGTTCCAGGGGAAAACGGGGAAGTGAACGACGATTACCGTATTGAATACTTACGTAAGCATGTGTCTGAAATGTCAGAAGCCATTGAAGACGGGGTGGAAATCCTCGGTTATACGAGCTGGGGTCCAATCGACCTTGTGAGTGCTTCAACGGGTGAAATGAAAAAGCGTTATGGCTATATTTATGTGGACAAGGATAATGAAGGAAATGGAACATTGAAGCGTTCGAAGAAGAAGAGCTTTGACTGGTATAAAGAAGTAATTGCTTCAAACGGAGAAAAACTATAA
- a CDS encoding beta-glucoside-specific PTS transporter subunit IIABC has product MKYEQLAKDIIANVGGKENVSSVVHCITRLRFKLKDESKANTEVLKNMDDVVTVMKSGGQYQVVIGNHVPDVYKAVTTVGGFQGQTPVEEEEGPKGSLLSRFIDMISSIFTPVLGVLAATGMIKGFNALFVALGLLDSTSGTYQILNATGDALFYFLPIFLGYTAIKKFGGNPFVGMAIGAALVYPTLSTLTAGESLYTLFAGTMFESPIYVTFLGIPVILMSYSSSVIPIIISAFFAAKVEKWLKTVIPDVIKAFVVPMLTLLIVVPLTFIVIGPVATWAGNLLGQGTLAVYNVSPLIAGLLLGGFWQVFVIFGLHWGLVPIAFNNLATLGYDTILATVFAASFAQTGAVLAILLKTKNQKLKSLSIPAFISGIFGVTEPAIYGITLPLKKAFIMSCIAAGIGGAIAGATNVTGYIIGGLGIFGIPSYISPEGIDFGFYGAIISIVVGFIAGFVLTLLFGGINKEQKATTETTSAINEVAATKVQNEDVVSPLNGEVVALSDVKDAAFSSGALGFGVAIEPSEGKLVAPVAGTVSALFPTKHAIGITTDSGADLLIHIGMDTVQLEGKFFTAHVSQGDYVKPGQLLIEFDMEQIKEAGKPLTTPIVVTNHKEFDLQLVDSKQVKIGAPLFTLDSK; this is encoded by the coding sequence ATGAAATACGAGCAATTAGCAAAAGATATTATTGCCAATGTGGGCGGAAAAGAAAACGTTTCCAGTGTAGTCCACTGTATTACCCGTCTACGATTTAAGTTAAAGGATGAAAGCAAAGCAAACACAGAAGTGTTAAAAAATATGGATGATGTTGTTACGGTTATGAAAAGCGGTGGACAATATCAAGTAGTAATCGGAAACCATGTACCAGATGTGTACAAAGCAGTAACTACTGTTGGTGGATTCCAAGGTCAAACGCCTGTTGAAGAAGAGGAAGGTCCAAAAGGATCTCTATTAAGTCGCTTTATTGATATGATTTCAAGCATCTTCACTCCTGTTCTTGGAGTATTAGCAGCAACAGGGATGATCAAAGGATTTAACGCATTATTTGTCGCATTGGGTTTGTTAGATAGTACATCAGGTACGTACCAAATTTTAAACGCAACAGGTGACGCATTGTTTTACTTCCTACCAATCTTCTTAGGTTATACAGCAATCAAGAAATTTGGTGGTAACCCATTCGTAGGGATGGCGATCGGGGCAGCGTTAGTGTATCCAACTTTATCAACACTAACAGCAGGTGAGTCTCTTTATACGTTATTTGCAGGAACCATGTTTGAATCACCAATTTATGTTACATTCTTAGGTATTCCAGTTATTTTAATGTCTTATTCTTCATCTGTTATTCCGATTATTATCTCAGCATTCTTTGCAGCTAAAGTGGAAAAATGGTTAAAGACAGTTATTCCAGATGTAATTAAAGCATTCGTTGTACCAATGTTAACATTATTAATTGTTGTACCACTTACATTTATTGTTATTGGTCCGGTAGCAACATGGGCAGGAAACCTTCTTGGTCAAGGAACTTTAGCGGTGTATAACGTAAGTCCATTGATTGCAGGTCTTTTATTAGGTGGTTTCTGGCAAGTATTCGTTATCTTCGGTCTTCACTGGGGACTAGTACCAATCGCATTCAACAACCTTGCAACACTAGGTTATGACACAATCCTTGCAACTGTATTTGCAGCATCTTTTGCTCAAACGGGTGCAGTTCTAGCAATCTTATTAAAAACAAAGAACCAAAAATTAAAATCTTTAAGTATTCCAGCTTTTATTTCAGGTATTTTTGGTGTAACTGAACCGGCTATTTACGGTATTACACTTCCTTTAAAGAAAGCTTTTATCATGAGCTGTATCGCTGCAGGTATTGGTGGAGCTATTGCAGGTGCTACAAATGTAACGGGTTACATTATTGGTGGTCTTGGGATTTTCGGAATTCCATCATATATTAGCCCTGAAGGAATCGATTTCGGTTTCTATGGTGCAATCATCTCTATCGTAGTAGGTTTCATCGCAGGTTTCGTTCTAACTCTATTATTCGGTGGAATTAACAAAGAACAAAAAGCTACAACTGAAACGACTTCAGCAATTAACGAAGTAGCAGCAACAAAGGTTCAAAATGAAGATGTAGTAAGTCCATTAAATGGGGAAGTAGTAGCATTATCAGACGTAAAAGACGCAGCATTTTCATCTGGTGCATTAGGTTTTGGTGTAGCGATTGAGCCAAGTGAAGGGAAATTAGTTGCTCCAGTAGCAGGAACAGTTTCTGCACTTTTCCCTACAAAGCATGCAATTGGTATTACAACAGATTCAGGTGCCGATCTTTTAATTCACATCGGTATGGATACGGTTCAATTAGAAGGTAAGTTTTTCACCGCTCATGTGTCTCAAGGTGATTATGTAAAGCCAGGTCAATTACTAATTGAGTTTGATATGGAGCAAATTAAAGAAGCTGGAAAGCCGTTAACAACTCCAATAGTAGTAACAAATCATAAAGAATTTGATTTACAACTTGTAGATTCAAAACAAGTGAAAATTGGTGCTCCATTATTTACACTAGATAGTAAGTAA
- a CDS encoding glycoside hydrolase family 1 protein, whose translation MTKTYQFPEGFLWGGATAANQLEGAYLEGGKGMNLADVMPGGKIRFQLITTPGFNFEIDKEKYTYPNHDGIDFYHRYAEDIALFAEMGFKTFRLSIAWSRIFPNGDELEPNEEGLAFYDRVFDECLKHGIEPLVTISHYEMPLYLIKEYGGWRNREVIGFFERYAKTLFNRYKNKVKYWLTFNEINGATHMPIFGLGFSPATEDVRLQESFQGLHHQFVASSLATKACHEINPDAQIGCMLIYAPVYAYDCNPVNVLHAMKEEQIFNYICGDVQVRGEYPAFTKRYFKENGIELEMQQGDLEIIKQYPVDFISFSYYMSRTEKKELTEEEKANGNIFNGVKNPFLKASDWGWEIDPTGLRIALNQLYDRYRVPLFIVENGLGAYDKVEEDGSINDDYRINYLREHIEAMGEAIEDGVDLMGYTPWGCIDLVSASTGELSKRYGFIYVDKHDDGSGTLERSSKKSFYWYKNVIATNGQEL comes from the coding sequence ATGACAAAAACATACCAATTTCCAGAAGGATTTTTATGGGGCGGTGCAACAGCTGCCAACCAATTAGAAGGCGCGTATCTTGAAGGTGGCAAGGGAATGAACCTTGCTGATGTAATGCCTGGTGGAAAAATCCGTTTTCAATTAATCACGACTCCTGGCTTTAACTTTGAGATCGACAAGGAAAAATATACGTATCCGAACCATGACGGTATCGACTTCTATCACCGTTATGCTGAAGATATTGCACTATTTGCTGAAATGGGCTTTAAAACATTCCGTCTATCGATTGCTTGGTCACGTATTTTCCCTAATGGGGACGAGCTAGAGCCAAACGAAGAAGGTCTTGCATTCTATGACCGCGTATTCGATGAGTGCTTAAAGCATGGAATTGAACCACTTGTAACAATATCTCACTATGAAATGCCTTTATATTTAATTAAAGAGTACGGTGGTTGGAGAAACCGTGAAGTGATTGGATTCTTCGAGCGTTATGCAAAGACTTTATTTAATCGCTATAAAAACAAGGTAAAATACTGGTTAACATTCAATGAAATTAACGGAGCAACACATATGCCAATCTTTGGACTTGGGTTCTCTCCAGCTACTGAAGATGTTCGCCTGCAGGAAAGCTTCCAAGGCTTACACCACCAATTTGTAGCAAGCAGCTTAGCTACAAAGGCTTGTCATGAAATTAATCCAGATGCTCAAATCGGCTGTATGTTAATTTATGCTCCTGTTTACGCATATGATTGTAATCCGGTTAATGTATTACATGCGATGAAGGAAGAACAGATCTTTAACTATATTTGTGGAGACGTACAAGTACGTGGGGAGTATCCTGCCTTCACAAAACGCTATTTTAAAGAAAATGGCATCGAGCTTGAAATGCAGCAAGGTGATTTAGAAATTATCAAGCAATACCCAGTTGATTTCATTTCTTTCAGCTACTACATGTCTCGTACAGAAAAGAAAGAATTAACTGAGGAAGAAAAGGCAAACGGAAATATCTTCAATGGTGTGAAAAATCCATTCTTAAAAGCTAGTGACTGGGGCTGGGAAATCGACCCGACTGGTCTAAGAATTGCTTTAAATCAATTATACGATCGTTATCGTGTACCTTTATTTATCGTTGAAAACGGACTTGGTGCATACGATAAGGTTGAGGAAGATGGAAGCATCAATGACGACTATCGTATCAATTACCTTCGCGAGCATATTGAAGCGATGGGTGAAGCAATCGAAGATGGTGTAGACTTAATGGGTTACACTCCTTGGGGCTGTATCGACCTTGTAAGTGCTTCAACTGGTGAATTATCAAAGCGTTACGGCTTCATCTATGTAGACAAGCACGACGACGGAAGCGGTACACTTGAGCGTAGTAGTAAGAAGTCATTCTACTGGTATAAGAATGTTATTGCTACGAACGGGCAAGAGCTATAA
- a CDS encoding undecaprenyl-diphosphate phosphatase, producing MEEILIILKYAFLGALQGFTEPIPISSSGHLVLVQEFLGIDVAEGDFSFEVLMNFASLLAVLLIYREDLIRLLINGSQYIVKKDPNDKNDFLFIVYLIIGTIPAGVIGILLEDTISSYFRGIAPIGGALLVTGIALWLIRNLKGTKGDRGLTVKDALIVGCAQAVALIPGISRSGATIVAAMGIGMKRETALRFSFLLYIPVSLGAIVLKVGDMQLGDMLIPYIVAFVMSLLLSYFSLKWFMGIMERGNLKYFAYYCFIVGPLVLVLAQFT from the coding sequence GTGGAAGAAATATTAATCATATTAAAATATGCGTTTTTAGGAGCACTACAAGGTTTTACAGAACCTATTCCTATTTCCTCTAGCGGACATTTGGTGCTCGTTCAGGAATTTTTAGGAATTGATGTGGCTGAAGGAGATTTTAGCTTTGAAGTATTAATGAATTTCGCATCCCTTTTGGCTGTATTACTCATTTATCGAGAGGACCTCATCAGATTACTTATAAATGGTAGCCAATATATAGTGAAAAAGGATCCAAATGATAAGAATGATTTTCTCTTTATCGTTTATTTAATAATTGGTACGATACCTGCTGGAGTGATTGGGATTCTATTAGAAGATACGATCTCTAGTTATTTCAGAGGAATAGCTCCAATTGGTGGAGCTTTACTCGTAACAGGGATAGCACTATGGCTTATTAGAAATCTTAAGGGAACAAAAGGAGACAGAGGGTTAACGGTTAAGGATGCCCTTATTGTTGGTTGTGCTCAAGCAGTTGCATTAATTCCTGGAATAAGCCGCTCAGGTGCAACAATCGTGGCTGCGATGGGAATAGGAATGAAAAGAGAAACCGCCTTACGATTCTCATTCCTGCTATATATTCCCGTTAGCTTAGGGGCGATTGTGTTAAAAGTAGGAGACATGCAATTGGGAGACATGCTTATACCTTATATCGTGGCGTTTGTGATGTCTCTATTATTATCTTACTTCTCGCTTAAGTGGTTTATGGGAATTATGGAGCGAGGGAATTTGAAGTACTTCGCTTATTATTGCTTTATTGTTGGACCGTTGGTGTTGGTGCTAGCGCAGTTTACATAA